The following are encoded in a window of Panicum virgatum strain AP13 chromosome 5N, P.virgatum_v5, whole genome shotgun sequence genomic DNA:
- the LOC120671911 gene encoding histone H4-like translates to MPRRLLVLLELRSWMHSGQLKIFLENVIRDAVTYTEHARRKTVTAMDVVYALKRQGRTLYGFGG, encoded by the coding sequence ATGCCTCGCCGGCTGCTTGTGCTGTTGGAGCTCCGTTCGTGGATGCACAGTGGCCAGCTCAAGATCTTCCTCGAGAACGTCATCCGCGACGCCGTCACCTACACGGAGCACGCCCGCCGCAAGACCGTCACCGCCATGGACGTCGTCTACGCGCTCAAGCGCCAGGGCCGCACCCTCTACGGATTCGGCGGctga